In one Dermatophilaceae bacterium Sec6.4 genomic region, the following are encoded:
- a CDS encoding class I SAM-dependent methyltransferase: MDTAAFLTQLADAFPGDPQDTDPTDPRWAQLAQDVTGFTGPNELAVLNVAARVLPADESYLEVGTFKGRSLCAAAQDNDDKTFLAMENFMEFGMAGREARAELEGNIRRYTSERSVTLMEGDCFELMTELGSDTKPVGVYFYDGEHTLLAQYLALAVVEPLLADEALVLVDDASWPVVQRAHRLFLRRHAGWSIAATWDAAHADDPRWANGLHALVFRRTTPNRGLSRSDEALRRYQTRVQERLNAALWKGAGIFPGPFKAVAKLVLSRSRAIGRDQG, translated from the coding sequence ATGGACACCGCCGCGTTCCTTACCCAGCTCGCAGATGCGTTCCCGGGCGACCCGCAGGACACCGATCCGACGGACCCGCGTTGGGCGCAACTGGCGCAGGACGTCACCGGGTTCACCGGACCCAATGAGCTCGCCGTGCTCAATGTCGCGGCTCGCGTTCTCCCGGCCGACGAGTCCTACCTGGAGGTCGGCACCTTCAAAGGACGCTCGCTCTGTGCCGCCGCGCAGGACAACGACGACAAGACGTTCCTCGCGATGGAGAACTTCATGGAGTTCGGGATGGCCGGCCGCGAGGCACGGGCGGAACTGGAGGGCAACATCCGTCGCTACACCAGCGAGCGCTCGGTCACCCTCATGGAAGGAGACTGCTTCGAGTTGATGACCGAGCTCGGTAGCGACACGAAACCGGTCGGCGTCTACTTCTACGACGGTGAACACACCCTGCTCGCGCAGTACCTCGCGCTCGCGGTCGTCGAACCGCTGCTCGCCGATGAAGCACTGGTGCTGGTCGACGACGCCAGTTGGCCTGTCGTGCAGCGGGCCCACCGGCTGTTTCTACGCCGTCACGCCGGGTGGAGCATCGCCGCAACCTGGGACGCAGCGCACGCCGACGACCCGCGGTGGGCGAATGGACTCCACGCACTGGTCTTTCGCAGAACGACACCGAACCGTGGTTTGTCCAGGTCGGACGAGGCGTTGCGGCGCTACCAGACGCGGGTACAGGAGCGCCTGAACGCGGCACTGTGGAAAGGCGCCGGCATCTTCCCCGGACCGTTCAAGGCAGTGGCAAAACTGGTGCTGTCACGTTCCCGCGCGATCGGCCGCGACCAGGGCTGA
- a CDS encoding oligosaccharide flippase family protein produces MSTDASTPLEHGARSSRQQRGPVSTTVLGALLGVAMGISNALGYLLVLLLSRTLGPADFGGYTALSTFGVLLAIPAGAFQVVIARRVAGGDRTELTTGLRLGTIVAVVLFAGTVLASGGLADLFNLDTPWSPILMGAMLLPMTVTGCFQGILLGAQRLRALSLLYVVTALSRLVAAVVATVAGFSVVQVFAAMLVAVLLTAVLGGYLCRSETRSMGASGSGLAGELWRSNSSLAALISLTSVDVLLARHYLSPHNSGGYALASTFGRAICWGTQFIALILVPRMRGQDASRTLLRASALVLGIGILGLVVVSIDPGFWVRIAGGGQYSEYGHVAQACVLLGIAWALAQVWLFSEMGAGEHLLGALTWAAVVIEILAVVLLWHGSAVQIVAVCTVCAMAVAIAGLVRAIAQHRRRVLPMDRGSALVAADRAGT; encoded by the coding sequence GTGTCGACCGACGCCAGCACGCCCCTCGAACACGGTGCCCGAAGCAGTCGACAGCAGCGCGGCCCGGTCTCGACCACCGTTCTCGGTGCCCTGCTCGGTGTCGCGATGGGCATCTCCAATGCCCTGGGTTATCTGCTGGTACTGCTGTTGTCGCGCACCCTGGGCCCTGCGGATTTCGGCGGCTATACGGCCCTCAGCACCTTCGGGGTGCTGCTCGCCATCCCCGCCGGTGCGTTCCAGGTGGTCATCGCCCGACGGGTCGCCGGAGGGGACCGGACCGAGCTCACGACTGGTCTGAGGCTGGGGACGATCGTGGCCGTCGTCCTCTTTGCGGGCACAGTGCTGGCCTCCGGCGGTCTCGCAGACCTCTTCAACCTCGATACCCCGTGGTCGCCGATCCTGATGGGCGCGATGCTGCTACCGATGACGGTGACCGGTTGTTTTCAGGGCATCCTGCTGGGTGCCCAACGGTTACGCGCGCTGTCGCTGCTCTACGTCGTCACCGCGCTCAGCCGGCTGGTGGCAGCAGTGGTGGCAACCGTGGCCGGCTTCTCCGTGGTGCAGGTCTTCGCGGCCATGCTGGTGGCGGTGCTGCTCACCGCCGTGCTCGGCGGATATCTGTGCCGCTCCGAGACCAGGTCGATGGGCGCGAGCGGGTCCGGCCTCGCCGGCGAACTATGGCGATCCAACTCCTCACTCGCGGCCCTGATCTCCCTGACCAGCGTCGACGTGCTCCTGGCCCGGCACTACCTGTCGCCGCACAACTCCGGTGGGTACGCGCTCGCCTCCACCTTCGGGCGGGCGATCTGCTGGGGCACCCAGTTCATCGCCCTCATCCTGGTACCGCGGATGCGCGGGCAGGACGCGTCCCGCACGCTGCTTCGGGCCAGTGCACTCGTGCTCGGAATCGGGATCCTGGGATTGGTTGTCGTCAGCATCGACCCCGGGTTCTGGGTACGAATCGCGGGCGGCGGTCAGTATTCGGAGTACGGCCATGTCGCGCAGGCCTGTGTGCTGCTGGGGATCGCCTGGGCACTGGCCCAGGTGTGGCTCTTCTCCGAGATGGGCGCGGGCGAACATCTGCTCGGTGCGCTGACGTGGGCGGCCGTCGTCATCGAGATCCTGGCCGTCGTTCTGTTGTGGCACGGCAGTGCGGTGCAGATCGTCGCGGTCTGCACTGTGTGCGCAATGGCCGTCGCGATCGCGGGACTGGTCCGCGCCATCGCCCAGCACCGCCGGCGGGTGCTGCCGATGGATCGGGGCTCAGCCCTGGTCGCGGCCGATCGCGCGGGAACGTGA
- a CDS encoding alpha-(1->3)-arabinofuranosyltransferase family protein yields MRRPAVSIRRRVPDGAGRAYPATVIALLVVLAAVVFLNGFGHFYTDIKPEVYLAPGRMIRAYLSSWTQSPYLGAPSFNVGLVPVLGVLAPLRAIGLSPELTYKLFHFALWALTAWGAARLLRATYARADRWTGLAAGVLYVANPYTIQAGSTLAIALPMALLPWMMLAFLRALQDPRGWRWPAIFGLIFFAMSGMNVAVVPILQLFALVPLMVAARCSWRIGWLDIARALAKCALFTVGVSLYWLVPAAAALSTGSQIVSSSETITGIAKTGSFPEVLRGLGLWPLYGRDANGPWEGQYAGYITSPLLILMTALWPVLGMLALRWCRGFVRGLVIGLLAIAAVVSVGAFPTQSAPASPFGHVVVAFLQLPGMGAFRTTNKIGALLALGIAMALGVAAREVWRRLSTVDFWAPVAAMVAVVLVTAWVSPALTNRLYLSPMDIPGYWHQAASAIDKGDPNAAVLFLPGQTRPQYRWTVPRPDDVANSLFSRTVIIPETTPNASAPGANYLTALNSTLQNGVVPPAAISAYARYLGADTILLRHDIDWEDTGGARPAVTSKVLAADPGLVGVANYGVDGEFTQAPGYDPAAYGEDRLPPLQRYAVTDPLRSVRAEPTANSVLVAGDGSSVAQLSSAGLLRAAPSFQYALDVGAAQLPGMLGRGHRLVITDTNARRSAVTNRLSNGTGPLLTARQPLTQSYALGTDPADQTVLVPSGAKVTASSEGGAFFDLPYAAAQNALDGDPSTSWLFGDFGRAAGQTLTITEPSPITPGTVRIAQSSVGAAKIDRLTVTAGDRSVTRRMPDTGYASFDMGTTRTTTVTVRIDSERGNGYNLVGLSDIKMAGPLALGAARTPTTFSDRYASLDAAGRAAFAATPLSVLLTRLQGTPAPGDDEQTGLHRIVTLPDARTFTGAAAVRVDGPVEPVYDQVAGYSAAVRATSSRFYFDDPAVRASQAADPGPSKNSTAWVPGDGVRGSWWQVAGPVRSIDSVAVTQAAGPGDQTPDAARTQWATSAVVTVDGRRVASTDLRQGGTTKVAFPKVTGRVVRVTFTGATEPPQGIPARFPSIDTGISMRVGSSGRLGPVGGAAARCLTVATIDGRAMTMRPTTTRLAGATAQGTRWTGCADTSMTAGVHRIEQAPGFTLDSFALTDARTAPAGVPADTIVSDVHDGATSKSLRVRAGGAFAVVISESYDPRWQATANGKNLGVPQILDGFSVGWKLPAGGTYDIVVRYGPQRWSTVALVISSAVLLFAVLLGTGLGHRLAVSWSRRRRARQARGMEEDTDPERDAVTDPVTADASAMVSAEVPRAGAAAGAWPGPMPRIGVEIALVLAGVFFLGYAGLVASVAVVAVLRWAPVPSQWLITAGAVLVAVSVVVYVIVLWSEGLTGQVSADAVSASLWPHYLGAAGLLIALVGALRDHVPLTTSPPAPHTAPDDRLEHPVDSHH; encoded by the coding sequence GTGCGTCGACCAGCAGTGTCCATCCGTCGGCGTGTGCCCGACGGAGCGGGCAGGGCGTACCCCGCAACCGTCATCGCGTTGCTGGTGGTGCTCGCAGCGGTGGTCTTCCTCAACGGTTTCGGGCACTTCTATACCGACATCAAGCCGGAGGTGTACCTCGCCCCGGGCCGGATGATCCGCGCCTACCTGTCCTCGTGGACGCAGTCGCCCTACCTCGGAGCGCCGAGTTTCAATGTCGGCCTGGTGCCGGTGCTGGGGGTGCTGGCGCCGCTTCGCGCCATCGGCCTCAGCCCGGAACTCACCTACAAGCTCTTCCACTTCGCGTTGTGGGCGCTGACCGCATGGGGTGCCGCCAGGCTGCTGCGGGCGACCTACGCGCGGGCCGACAGATGGACCGGTCTGGCTGCCGGTGTTCTCTACGTCGCGAACCCGTACACGATCCAGGCCGGTTCCACACTCGCGATCGCGCTGCCGATGGCGCTGTTGCCGTGGATGATGCTCGCGTTCCTGCGTGCGTTGCAGGATCCGCGGGGATGGCGCTGGCCGGCCATTTTCGGGCTGATCTTCTTCGCGATGAGCGGGATGAACGTCGCGGTCGTGCCGATTCTGCAGCTGTTCGCACTGGTCCCGCTGATGGTGGCTGCCCGGTGCAGCTGGCGTATCGGATGGCTGGATATCGCGCGGGCGCTGGCCAAATGCGCGCTGTTCACCGTCGGCGTCTCGCTCTACTGGTTGGTTCCGGCCGCGGCCGCGCTGTCGACCGGGTCTCAGATCGTCAGTTCGTCCGAGACGATCACGGGTATCGCCAAGACCGGTTCGTTCCCGGAGGTGTTGCGCGGGCTGGGCCTGTGGCCGCTCTACGGCAGGGACGCGAACGGGCCGTGGGAGGGCCAGTACGCGGGGTATATCACCAGCCCGTTGCTGATCCTGATGACGGCGCTGTGGCCGGTCCTGGGGATGCTGGCGCTGCGCTGGTGCCGGGGATTCGTGCGCGGGCTGGTCATCGGGTTGCTCGCGATCGCAGCGGTGGTGTCGGTCGGTGCGTTCCCGACGCAGAGCGCACCGGCTTCGCCCTTCGGGCACGTCGTCGTCGCCTTCCTGCAGCTGCCGGGAATGGGCGCGTTCCGCACCACCAACAAGATCGGGGCACTGCTCGCCCTCGGCATCGCGATGGCCCTCGGGGTGGCGGCCCGCGAAGTGTGGCGGCGTCTGAGTACCGTGGATTTTTGGGCGCCGGTGGCGGCGATGGTGGCCGTGGTGCTGGTCACCGCCTGGGTCTCACCGGCCCTGACCAATCGGCTCTACCTGTCACCGATGGACATCCCCGGTTACTGGCACCAGGCGGCGAGCGCCATCGACAAGGGCGATCCCAACGCTGCTGTGCTCTTCCTCCCGGGACAGACCCGTCCGCAGTACCGCTGGACGGTGCCGCGTCCCGACGACGTCGCCAATTCTCTGTTCAGCCGCACCGTGATCATCCCCGAGACCACACCGAATGCGTCGGCTCCCGGTGCCAACTATCTGACGGCGCTCAACTCCACTCTGCAGAACGGGGTCGTCCCGCCCGCTGCGATATCGGCGTACGCACGCTATCTGGGTGCCGACACGATCCTGTTGCGGCACGACATCGACTGGGAGGACACCGGGGGTGCGCGGCCGGCCGTCACCAGCAAGGTCCTCGCCGCTGACCCCGGCCTGGTCGGGGTGGCCAACTACGGCGTGGACGGCGAGTTCACCCAGGCACCCGGCTACGACCCCGCGGCCTACGGAGAAGACCGCCTTCCGCCGCTGCAGCGTTACGCAGTTACCGACCCGTTGCGCTCTGTGCGCGCCGAGCCCACCGCAAACTCGGTACTGGTGGCCGGCGACGGTTCTTCGGTCGCTCAGCTGTCGTCGGCCGGACTGCTGCGGGCCGCACCCTCCTTCCAGTACGCGCTCGACGTCGGAGCGGCCCAGTTGCCGGGGATGCTCGGGCGCGGGCACCGATTGGTCATCACCGACACCAACGCCCGCCGATCTGCGGTCACCAACCGGTTGAGCAACGGCACCGGACCGTTGCTGACGGCGCGTCAGCCGCTCACCCAGAGCTACGCGCTCGGCACTGATCCAGCTGATCAGACGGTGCTGGTTCCCTCGGGTGCGAAAGTCACGGCGTCCTCGGAGGGCGGGGCATTCTTCGACCTGCCCTACGCCGCTGCCCAGAATGCGCTGGACGGCGATCCGTCGACCTCCTGGCTCTTCGGTGATTTCGGGCGCGCAGCCGGGCAGACGCTGACCATCACCGAACCGTCCCCGATCACCCCCGGCACCGTGCGTATCGCCCAATCCTCGGTCGGGGCCGCCAAGATCGACCGGCTGACCGTCACCGCCGGGGATCGATCGGTGACCAGACGGATGCCGGACACCGGTTACGCCTCCTTCGATATGGGCACAACTCGGACCACGACTGTGACCGTCCGGATCGATTCCGAGCGGGGAAACGGATACAACCTGGTCGGGCTCTCCGATATCAAAATGGCCGGGCCACTCGCGCTCGGCGCTGCGCGCACCCCCACGACATTCTCCGACCGGTACGCGTCCCTGGATGCGGCGGGCCGGGCGGCGTTCGCTGCGACGCCCCTGTCGGTACTGCTGACCAGATTGCAGGGCACGCCGGCGCCCGGCGACGACGAACAGACCGGTCTACATCGCATCGTCACCCTGCCCGACGCCCGCACCTTCACCGGCGCTGCTGCGGTGCGGGTCGACGGCCCGGTGGAGCCGGTGTACGACCAGGTCGCGGGATATTCCGCGGCGGTTCGCGCGACCTCGTCCCGTTTCTACTTCGACGACCCGGCCGTCCGCGCCTCCCAGGCGGCCGACCCGGGGCCGTCGAAGAACAGCACGGCGTGGGTGCCCGGCGACGGGGTGCGCGGCTCCTGGTGGCAGGTGGCCGGCCCGGTCAGGTCGATCGACAGCGTCGCCGTCACTCAGGCAGCCGGGCCCGGTGACCAGACCCCGGACGCCGCGCGTACCCAGTGGGCCACCAGCGCCGTAGTCACCGTCGACGGCCGACGGGTCGCGAGCACCGATCTGAGGCAGGGCGGCACGACGAAGGTGGCGTTTCCCAAGGTCACCGGTCGCGTTGTACGCGTCACCTTCACCGGGGCAACCGAGCCGCCACAGGGCATTCCGGCCCGGTTCCCCAGCATCGACACGGGCATTTCGATGCGCGTCGGCTCATCGGGTCGGCTCGGCCCCGTGGGGGGTGCCGCAGCACGGTGCCTGACGGTCGCGACGATCGACGGTCGTGCCATGACGATGCGTCCGACCACCACCCGGTTGGCCGGGGCGACCGCGCAGGGGACCCGGTGGACCGGATGCGCGGACACCTCGATGACGGCAGGCGTGCATCGGATCGAGCAGGCGCCCGGATTCACCCTTGACTCCTTTGCGTTGACCGATGCACGCACCGCACCCGCGGGTGTGCCGGCAGACACGATCGTCTCGGACGTACACGACGGCGCTACCTCAAAGTCGTTGCGGGTGCGCGCCGGTGGGGCGTTCGCCGTCGTCATCAGCGAAAGTTACGACCCGCGGTGGCAGGCCACCGCGAACGGAAAGAATCTCGGAGTACCGCAGATTCTCGACGGTTTCTCAGTCGGGTGGAAGCTGCCGGCAGGTGGGACCTACGACATCGTGGTGCGCTACGGTCCGCAACGCTGGTCCACCGTCGCACTCGTCATCTCATCCGCAGTCCTGCTCTTCGCGGTCCTGCTCGGCACCGGTCTCGGGCACCGGTTGGCCGTGAGCTGGTCGCGGCGCAGGCGGGCGCGTCAGGCAAGGGGAATGGAGGAGGACACGGATCCGGAGCGCGACGCGGTCACCGATCCGGTGACTGCGGACGCTTCTGCAATGGTCTCCGCGGAGGTACCGCGAGCTGGTGCCGCTGCCGGTGCCTGGCCGGGGCCGATGCCGCGGATCGGCGTCGAGATCGCGCTCGTGCTCGCGGGCGTGTTCTTCCTCGGATACGCAGGTCTGGTCGCCTCGGTCGCTGTGGTCGCCGTACTGCGGTGGGCGCCGGTGCCATCGCAGTGGCTGATCACGGCGGGCGCGGTGTTGGTCGCCGTTTCAGTGGTGGTCTACGTGATCGTGCTGTGGTCCGAAGGTCTGACCGGGCAGGTCAGCGCCGACGCCGTGTCCGCGAGTCTGTGGCCGCACTATCTGGGCGCGGCGGGTCTGCTGATCGCGCTCGTGGGAGCGTTGCGCGATCATGTGCCACTGACCACATCACCGCCCGCACCCCACACTGCACCCGATGATCGGTTGGAGCATCCCGTTGACAGCCACCACTGA